One Nicotiana tomentosiformis chromosome 4, ASM39032v3, whole genome shotgun sequence genomic window carries:
- the LOC104118052 gene encoding mediator of RNA polymerase II transcription subunit 11-like isoform X1, translating into MFHFSTSSSISVLNSVVFITCLDSSTQNTMDSQSQNTSLQRLQNVEKRIVRVLELAGGVMDEMANPSGPRKELINNHCSEFMQLIKDIQVTLREEIKSACEYRPFENCDYVPRISNEICCKKLEYVISQFDDMKRTIEGYHAAALDHMALD; encoded by the exons ATGTTTCATTTCTCCACATCTAGCTCGATCTCTGTTTTAAATTCAGTCGTCTTTATCACTTGTCTCGACAGCTCTACTCAGAACACCATGGATTCACAGAGCCAGAATACTTCGTTGCAGCGGCTGCAAAATGTTGAGAAG AGGATAGTTAGAGTTCTGGAGCTAGCAGGAGGTGTAATGGATGAAATGGCAAATCCAAGCGGTCCGAGGAAGGAGCTTATTAACAACCATTGCAGTGAGTTTATGCAACTAATCAAG GACATCCAGGTCACACTGCGCGAAGAAATCAAAAGCGCATGTGAATATCGTCCTTTTGAGAACTGTGACTATGTACCAAGAATATCAAATGAAATCTGTTGCAAGAAACTAGAATACGTTATTTCTCAGTTTGATGATATGAAGCGAACAATTGAGGGGTATCATGCTGCAGCGTTAGACCATATGGCCCTAGATTAG
- the LOC104118049 gene encoding uncharacterized protein, with protein sequence MDGVGARLGRSSNRYAPTTTVFTGPVRRWKKKWIHGTPPSSGNNNRPTANGGVNGSNGSHLLLFKWTPITSSQNSNGATNSSAKDDGFIDEQPPKRKFKYIPINVLEEQKNDASEQAEDDIKAIESDTNSEEPTSQADGYDEKPDINDMPMEETQAPQKKPPQRQDLNERTLDLSLG encoded by the exons ATGGACGGAGTAGGGGCCAGACTAGGCCGGTCATCTAACAGGTACGCGCCGACGACAACTGTATTTACTGGGCCGGTTCGGAGGTGGAAGAAGAAATGGATCCACGGAACGCCGCCTAGCTCCGGCAACAACAACCGTCCAACTGCTAACGGTGGCGTTAACGGCAGTAACGGCTCTCATCTCCTGCTTTTTAAATGGACACCCATTACTTCGAGCCAGAACAGTAACGGCGCTACTAATAGTTCTGCTAAAGATGATGGCTTCATAGATGAGCAGCCACCTAAGCGCAAATTCAAGTACATTCCG ATTAACGTGCTTGAAGAACAAAAGAATGACGCATCAGAACAAGCTGAAGATGATATTAAAGCAATTGAGAGTGACACAAATAGTGAAGAGCCAACATCTCAGGCAGATGGTTATGATGAAAAACCCGACATCAACGACATGCCCATGGAAGAGACTCAG GCTCCGCAGAAAAAACCTCCACAACGACAAGACTTAAATGAAAGGACTTTGGACTTGTCTTTGGGTTAG
- the LOC104118052 gene encoding mediator of RNA polymerase II transcription subunit 11-like isoform X2 yields MDSQSQNTSLQRLQNVEKRIVRVLELAGGVMDEMANPSGPRKELINNHCSEFMQLIKDIQVTLREEIKSACEYRPFENCDYVPRISNEICCKKLEYVISQFDDMKRTIEGYHAAALDHMALD; encoded by the exons ATGGATTCACAGAGCCAGAATACTTCGTTGCAGCGGCTGCAAAATGTTGAGAAG AGGATAGTTAGAGTTCTGGAGCTAGCAGGAGGTGTAATGGATGAAATGGCAAATCCAAGCGGTCCGAGGAAGGAGCTTATTAACAACCATTGCAGTGAGTTTATGCAACTAATCAAG GACATCCAGGTCACACTGCGCGAAGAAATCAAAAGCGCATGTGAATATCGTCCTTTTGAGAACTGTGACTATGTACCAAGAATATCAAATGAAATCTGTTGCAAGAAACTAGAATACGTTATTTCTCAGTTTGATGATATGAAGCGAACAATTGAGGGGTATCATGCTGCAGCGTTAGACCATATGGCCCTAGATTAG
- the LOC104118050 gene encoding uncharacterized protein translates to MKKLYSKGTVHPITTPPLVLSDQLSLLPATILTLFSALPQEDRQVLAYLVSCYSSNNFSNNLGNSTTHKNNNNCCYCFNCYMSYWIKWDSSPNRQLIHEIIDAFEDMGLQKKKGKSKKHRRNKNRGSYEVKENSEICESDSLEGNSSSYDNGDREEELGDEKGSVRRFVSFLGESLWSIWNI, encoded by the coding sequence ATGAAGAAACTTTATAGTAAAGGCACAGTTCATCCAATTACTACTCCACCTCTGGTATTATCGGACCAGCTTTCTTTGTTACCAGCTACAATCTTGACACTATTTTCAGCTTTACCTCAAGAAGATAGACAAGTCTTGGCTTATTTAGTTTCTTGTTATTCTTCTAACAATTTCTCCAACAATCTTGGAAACTCTACTACTCATAAGAATAACAACAACTGCTGCTACTGTTTCAACTGCTACATGAGTTACTGGATAAAATGGGATTCTTCTCCTAATCGTCAACTTATTCATGAGATTATAGATGCTTTTGAAGATATGGGGTTGCAGAAGAAAAAAGGAAAGAGCAAGAAACATAGGAGGAATAAAAATAGAGGATCATATGAGGTTAAGGAAAACTCTGAAATTTGTGAATCTGATTCTTTGGAGGGAAATTCCAGCAGCTATGATAATGGTGATAGAGAAGAGGAATTAGGAGATGAGAAAGGGTCTGTGAGAAGGTTTGTGAGTTTTCTTGGGGAAAGCTTGTGGAGTATTTGGAATATctaa